Below is a window of Fibrobacter sp. UWB10 DNA.
GCGGGGGTGGTGCCACAGGCTCTGCGGGTGCTTCGACAACAGGTTCCGCGTCTGTCACCACGATCGGTTCCGGCTTTGGCTCCGGTTCAGGTTCCGGCACGGTATCTTGCACGATGTTCGGGATAATCTTGGCGCGAACCACCTTCTTCACGATTTTCTTGACTTCGGGCGGGGGTGGAGGCGGTTGGAGCAGTAATTGCTCCACATGAATCACCTCGGCGTCTTCGCGGGTGGTAACCACCTGCGTTCGCTTCAGGAATCCCCAGGCGTAAAAGCCCGCATGTAGCAATACGGCGATAACAATGCCAAAGCAGAATACACGCCGCATCGTAAACGCGGAATAGGGATTTTTTTGACCGCTATTTTTTTTGAAAAAATTCATCGCGAGCCAAATTGAGCAAATTCAGCCCGTTTTTTCTACTCCAAATAGACTTGCGAAAATCCGAAGGGATCCACATCTAATTGATTGTAGAGAATCTTACAAAAAAATGATGATTTTTTTATAAAAGAAGATTATCTAATTTTGAGGTGGGGATTTAGTTATATAACCATAAAAGTATTCTTCTAAATCATTTGTTTTTAACTCGCATTTCAAATTTTTTAATATTAGTGGTTTTAATTCTTTAGGTATTATGAACTCACACACTCGCTTATTATTAGCTTTTGAAATATCGCAAAAGTGTAATTTTCCGCCTAAAAAAACACATGTTTTAATCATAGCGCCGGATTGTATACGCATTCTATCATTGTATATAGGCATATTTTCATTGTTTAATACATTCATTTCAGGATTATCTAGCTTACCATATACACTGGCATATTCGCAATACTCAATGATAAAAATTTTTCCATTTTTATCCATATTCTCTTTTCCCCCACCACATGCACAAAATAAAGGCATAAAGATGTCGTACGATACATCTAATAATGGCGTAGAACGGTTGTAATTTTGTTGCAATTGCACCAAAAAACCAAGATGGGGGAAAGCTTTAATTGCACTGTTATCTAAAATAGAAGGGAACGTGGTTTTTAGAAGGTTTTCATCTGAAGCATTCCAAGTCATGCCAAATAAATCTTGACACGTAACATATTCATCTGGATTGTTTCTAAAAAAAGAACAATTTAGTGGCCACTCTTCATTTGACTGTCCTCGACAGAGTCGATTGCAACTTGGTTGAATAATACTTTTTATTTCTAATATATCCGCAGTTTTGATTTGCATAAAACAATTCAATTGTATTCACATCCGGGAATGTCGCTTACACGAATTCGTTGATGGTTCGAACAATCACTTTTACTTCCGTATCGTCTATACCGCCATGGCGATATTTTTATAGATGCTATAGTATCATAATGTTGCTTAATCCATCGCAATTCGTATTGAGTCCATTTACGTTTTACAGATGTTTTTGCCACAATATTTTTTGTTTGGAAAGGGTATCTATATGAATCATACTTGAACTTTCCTTCTACACTTACAGGAATTATTAAGTAAGTTTCATCAGCAGCCGTTAGAACAAAATCAACGCTGGAGCCTAATCTGTAATAATCCGTATATTGCAGAGCTAAATAAACACTGTCTAAAGTAAATTTATAGCCATATGAAATGAATGTTGTGTCAGTTCCCTGATAAATTACAGTAGGATTTCCTACAGCTTTGTACCCTTTAATTTCTGTGGGCCATAAAGCATTCTCAGAATGTTGATACGGATTTTCTTCCGATAAAGCCCCTATCCCTTTATTTGATAAAATGTTGTTTAATTTTTCGATTTCTTTCTTTTGATTAATTATGGTTTCATTTAGATTATTTATAGATTCCGTATAGCTTTGTTTCTTCCTTTCAAAATCTATTTTGGTTTCTTGACAGTCTTTTGTCAGACTGTCGATAATTTTTTCAGAGATGTCTTTTTCTTTCTTAACAAGATTCAGTTCACTATTTTGAAAACCAATAATAACTATTTGCACAATAAATATGCCAAATAAGAAAACCTTTTTTTTATTAAACCTAATCCAAGTAAATATTTTAGTCATAAAACCCTTCATCGCTTTGATTCTTTGAAGTTTTTCTTATTCAACAACAAACTCTATCCGTTTTGTTTATCGGATATTGAAATTGTCGAAATTTCATCCAAAGAACAAGAGTTAAACTCTTTTACTCTTTAAATATAACATCTAAACGGGGATGTTGTACAAAAATATTTAATCTGCCTCGTTTTTTGGGGGCGTATTATCAAGTTATTCCAAATTGGAAAATTCACCCCTGTCAAACAAGCCATTTTTAATTCATTGTAAAATTTTTTCGAAAAAAAGTCTAAAGTAGGCTTAAAAAAGTGTGTATAGTATATGGACTGAAGAATTGAATTTTAACTTCAAAGGACTACTATGAGAAAGATAAAGGCAATATTATTTCTGTGGGATTTCGCGTCAATACACATCGAGGAATTCAGTTCCGGCGTTGGGCGAACCAGGTTTTGAAGGATTACATGCTCAAGGGTTACGCCGTGAATCAGCGGAAGATTGCTACAGACCTGCAAATTGCAGAACATCTGCAGGAACAAAGGCAACTCATTGACAACCAGGAGACACGAATAAGCAATGTGGATGACCGTCTTTCTTCAGTTGAACGGCATATGTTTAAGGGTATGGGCGTGGAATTTTCGGCGTACAGAGTGTTGAACTTTGTGACACCGGACGAAATCATTGAAAAAGTGAACGAAAGCACCAAAGGAAAATAAAACGGGGCGTTGCGGGGTGTCCCCGCAGTGGGGGTAGCGTAAGACCCGGCTGGGGCGGGTTTTGATCATGTTCCCGAAGGGGACGACTATGAGGGCGGGGCCGGGGGCTGGAGTGAGGGGGACTCCCTCCCCCCACAATCATTTAGAAATAATACTTCGCTTTCGCCCAGATTTCGCGGTTCTTGTCGTAGCCTGCGAGTTGCCCGCGCTTGCCGCCAAAGTGGTCGTAACCGAGCGAAATCATGACTTGGTCGGTAACGGCGTAGTCGCCCGAGGCGCGGCAGTAGTAGCCGAGGTTGTCGATGTCGAATACGCCATAGAGCGAAAGTTTGAGCGTGTTGTTCAGCAGTTCCTTTGAAATGCGAAAAGTCATTTCAGAAGAATTTTTTTCGGCGGCCAAGTTGTGCGAATAGTCGGCGATGTACTTGTGCAAATACTGCACCATGAAAGTCCAGTTGTCACCGGCGTACCAATCGATACCACCGAGCGCATTGAACGTGTTCTTGCGGGCGTAATCGAGGCTGTTGGCATAACCGAGTGCTTCGCCAAAGTATTCTGCGATTTCGGCACGCAGCACGAATTCGCCGATAGGCATCGACATGTCGCCGCCGATCATCGTCATCGATTCATGAATGCCGTGAATGACGACAGAATCCATGCTGACGGGTTCTACGACAGAAACGGGCGACTGGTTGTGCGTATGGAGCGCCGAGATAGAGAAATCCAAATTCGAGAGGAAGAACGAAACGCGCGTTCCGAAGTCTCCGTTCTTGAATTTGGCATCGGGGCCTTCAGGAAAATCGAGGCCTGCTTTCTCGGGCAGATTTGGACGCCAGGGATTGTCTTCGCCGAGGGGCATCTGGAAGTATCGCGGTACGGGCACGTAAACGATTTCGGCATTCGCGCGCTCGCCAGGGTATTTGATGCGGAAACCGTCGACGGCCATGCGCATGTCGTCGTAATCGCTGGACATGAATTCGGTGTAATCAACAGGCGAAATCAGGTCGGTAACGCGGAGTCCGTCGGCAACGCCCCACACGACAATCTGGCGGCCCGCCTTGAATTCTACGAAGTCATTCTGGTAGTTAAAATACGCTTCTTGCAGCTGGATTCCGGTGCGGTCTTCGAGAATGCTGTTATGCACGCCATTTAGGCTGGTGAACAAGTAGGCGTTCTCGTAATCCACGCGTAATTCAGCACGCAGGCGTGTCCGCGACGTCGTAAAGTCGTGCGGATGCTTTGTCTGCACCGCATGATACGTATCCACGAACCCGTTGAATTGAAACGGACTTTCTTGGGCGAAGGCGGTCGCTGCCGCCATTCCGATCGCTAACCACCAGAATTTAGACATTGCTAGAGTCCTCTTTCCAAGCGCGGAACGGTGAATGTCTTTGCGTCAACCGGAATGTTGAACTTGATGTCGCCAAATTCGAGGATAGTCTTGTGGTTGGCTTGCACGTTTTCCATGGTCATCTTGCCGATAGCCCAGAAACCATCCACCTGCACGACGCTTTCGACCTTCAGCAAACGGTGCAGTTTGCCAAGCTTGTCGTAGTATTCCACCTTGGCGGCAATCAAGCAATCCTTGCGAATCCAGGAAATTTTCTTCGAAAAAATTTCGTCGCCCTTTTTCGGAACGGATTCCACGACCCAGCAGTCTATGCCATCGACTTTTTCTTCGCGCACGAATGTATGCGTGTCTTCGTCAATGTTGCGCTGGCCCACATCGTCGTAGGTAAAGTCGGAACCCATGAAGTAGTCCGTCTTGGAGCTCTTTCCGCTGATGCGGCGCGTCTTTTTCATGGCAGGCAGGTAAAGCCACTTGTCGTCATCCTTGTTGATGTCGTCGTAATCGACAGTCAGGAATCCCGTGCCCTTCACGTCGTTGGGGTAGCGGAAAAACATAATCTGCTTGGTGTCCTTGCCCACGTCCATAGCAAACGAGGTGATCTTGCGTTCGCGCTTGCTGCCGCTCTTGTTTACGAGTGTCATCGAAAGTTCGGAACTACGCGTGTCGCCATCGGGGCGGTCGTGTACCTTCTGTATAATGTCGCGGCCGGTTAAAGTTTCTGCGCACACCATGGCGCTTAATGCGACAACGATTGTCGCGGCTGTTTTTGCAATTTTCATTGTCATGATTTTCTCCTATTTTCCAAAAATCTTGAATTTCTTAATCAAAAGCGGTGTTACGAACAGGTCGGCGAGCAATGCCGAGACAAGGCCGATAAACACCACGAAGCCGAAGTTGAACATCTGCGTTGCGGCCGAGGTGGTAAAGCCCGCAAAGGTCGCCACCATGATAATCGACGTCATCACGAGGGCCGGGCCTGCCGTGCGGAATACGTTGAGAATCGATTCGCGGTAATCGTGGGTACGGTCAAATTCTACATGCCCGTGGTTGATAAAGTGAATCGTATCGTCAACGGAAAGGCCGATAATCATCGGGATGAGCGTCGCGGTCATCATGTCAAGCGGAATGTCCGTGAGTCCGAGGTAGCCGCCCACGAAAATACCCGGAGCGATGTTCGGAATCATGCCGATAAGGCCCGTGCGAATGCTGCCGAAAACGATCATCAAAAGGACAGCCACGATGACTACAGAAATCAGGAACGATGTCATCTGGCCGACTTCCAGGTACTGCTGCATGGCGGTGAACTGCGGCAAGTTGCCCACGGCAGTCACTTTTGCGTCCGGGTAAAGCTTGCGTGCGAAATTCTGCAAGTCCTCGATTTCCTTCTGGAGTTCGTTGGAGTTGTAGCTCGAAATTTCAATCATCAGGCGGAGCTTCTTGTAATCGTAATCCATCCAGTAGCTCGCTTCGCTGCCGCCCGCGTTTTCGTAGAGCAAAAGCAACTGAGCGACTTCTTCTTCGGTTTCGGGAATGGCGTATTTTTCCTGACGGTTTTCGTTCAGCGTGCGGTCCAAATCCTTGACGATGTCAAGAATGGAGGTGGAACGCTTGGTGAGCGGGTACTTGCCGGCATGATCCTGCAACTGTTCGAGCTTTTTCAGATTCTCGACTTCCTTGGCTTTGTCGTTTGTACCAAAGTCAATCACCAGGTCGTACGAATAGAAACTTCCGATTTCCGATTCTGCCACGTAGAGCATCTTGTTCACGTATTCGACCTTGCGGCCCATGGTGCGTTCCACGTCAAAGGCGGGTTCTATCTTGGTGAGCCCGAAAGCAGAAATTGCAGTTACGATGGCGAATACAATCGCAATCGGCTTGCCGTGACCGAGTACGAACTTGCCGATAGAATCAAGAATGAGTCCCATGCGCGTGTCGCCGCGTTCAAGCACCTTGGCGTTCGGCTTCTTGTCTTTACCGAAGCTCAAGAGAATCGGCGAAACCGTCAGTGCTACAAGCAGAATGAATGCAATCGCAATCGACGAGAGAATGCCCACAGAGCGAATGGGCTTAAGCATCACGGACAGGAACGAGAGCAACGCCACGATGGTGGTAAGGCCAGAGAACAGCACCGACCAGCCCGTTTCACGCATGGCGTAAAGCACCGATTCCTTGCGTTTGCCCGTAAGCATCATGTTCTTGCGGAAGAAAGAATTGATGTGAATGTTGTATGCAATCGAAACGGCGAACGCCAAAATCACGGGCACCATGATGTTGGTTACGTCCATATAAAGGCCAAGGTAACCCACTAGACCGAAAGTCATAATGACGCCAGCAAATGTCGTAATCAACGGAGAGACGATTCCGCGCAGCGAACGCGTCACCAAGAACATCACGATGATGGCGCAGAGAATCGTCATGATGAAAATGCGGCCCATTTCCTGACCGATGTAGGTCATTTTCTCGAAGCTCAAGTAAGGCATGCCTGTTGCACGCGGGTTCAGCGGTGCATACTTTTCCTTCGCGATGATTTCAGCCGTTTCGCGGCCCGTCTGCATGTCGGGCGCTTCTGCTTTTTCGCCCTTCGCTTCGCCTTCGGCCTTCCACACGGAATCTTCAGGGAAGGGGCGCAGCTTGATGTTGATGAAGGCCTGCTTGCGGTCACTTGAAATCAGCTTCTTCGCCAGTTCCGGCTTGTCGGCCAGTCGCTTCTCAATTTCAGCAATGCCAGCCTCGTCTGTCGGGATTTCTTCGGGCACAATCTGCGTGATTTCCATGCCCTCTTCGGTGCCGAGCATGTATTCCAAATCGACAATTGAAGTCGCCTTGCCGTCGGAATACGAGAGGCTGTCGCGCAGTTCGTTCGAAAGTTCGCGCAAAAGCTTCAGGTTGTCCGGCGTCAAGATGGAATGGTCGCTTTCGACCAGCACGCCCACGAAATAGTCGTTACCGAAAGTTTCCTTGAACTTGTCCGTTTCGACAAGCATCGGGTCGCCCTCAATAAAGTAGCTGTCCCACGAGGCTTCGACGTAGATTTTTTTCATGCCCACGATCGAAACCGCAAGCAAAACGACAAACGCCACCAGCAAAATGGCGCGGTGACCGAGCAAAAATTCGCCAAAACGGCCGAATCGCTCGTTGATTTTTTCAATGTTGATCTTTGGTAGGCTCATTGTATCCTCTTTTTTTTGCGGTGCAAAAATAGGGAGATTGGCCTAAAAATTCTACTCCAAATGGTTTTGCTTAAAACCGAATGGGTTGTAAATCCCCTCGGAGTATTCAAAACCTATTTGGAGCGGTTTTTTGAGCGTTTTTCGGCTACTTTTGGCGCATGAAAAACGCTGAATTTGTTGACCGTTTGAGTCTCGCCGAAATGGGCGAAAACCGTTGCGGGACGGTCGCCCAGATCGAGGGCGATTCCCGCTTTATTTCAAGAATCGTTTCCATCGGGCTTACACCGGGTTCCGCCTTTACGCTCCTCAAGAATGACGGGCGCTCGCCGGTGCTCGTTTTTTGCCGCGATACGGTTATCGCTGTCAACCATAAAGAATGTTCACAGATTTTTGTCAAGGTAGAATCGTAAAGATGAGCGAAATCAAGACTATTGCTTTGCTCGGACAGCCCAATTCCGGTAAATCGACACTTTTTAACAACCTTACGGGACTTCACCAGCGCGTGGGCAACTGGCCCGGCAAAACGGTGGAACAGGCCGAAGGTTCTTTTGTTTTTGATGGTGTTACGTACAAGGTGGTTGACCTTCCGGGTAGTTACGGCCTTTCGGCGAACTCCGAAGAAGAAGTCGTTACCCGCGACTATATTCAGAGCGGCAAGGCGGACCTCGTGTGCATTCTGGTGGATGCTTCGCAGCTGGAACGCAGCCTTTACATGCTGGCGGATTTTGTGGGCATTCGTATGCCGGTGATGTTGGTGCTCAACATGATGGATGTGGCTGAAGCGGCGGGCAAGAAAATTGATGTGGCTGCGATTGAAAAGCGCCTCGGCGTTCCGGTGCTCGGTTTCAGCGCGGCCGAAACGGAACGTTATCCTGAATTTTTCAAGAAGATGGTTTCGGCCATCAAGACGCCTGTTTGCCTTGATAGCGGGAGCCTGCGCGAGGAACTCGTTGGCGGGGGAGAGCTTGCTGAAAAAACGGATAGTCTCATTAGCCGCATCGAAGCGGCTTTAGGCGATTTTGAATACGGTGTATGTGAAAAAATCTGGATTGTGGAAAAACTCCTCGAAAAAGACAAGCTCATTTGCGGTGTCGTGAATGAAATGCTTCCGTTCGCTAGGAAGAATGCGATTGATGCAATCCTCGATAGCGAAGAAGGGCGTGACGGTGGTATTCTTACTGGTGAAGCCAAGTATCGCTGGGTTTCAAAGATTGTGCGTGAATCGGCGACGCCCAAGTCCATCGAGAAAGTCTTTAGCAAGTGGGACCGCATTGCCACGCACCATATCAAGGGCAAGTTCTTTGCATTCGGCATCATGGTTGTGTCGCTGATTGCGTGTATGATTCTCGCGTTCCCCGGAATGGGAATCGGTTTTGGAATGCAGCCTGTATTGCAGTCGCTCGTAGAACGTGTTGGCAACGCGCTTGGCGTCTGGCCTGTGGTGATTTCGTTCATCAATCTGGTGCTCGTCGGTGGAACTTGCATCACGATTTGTATGACGAGTTTCATTTTCGCCATCATTTTCGTATTCCGCATTCTCGAAGAAATCGGCTACATGGCGCGTTTCTCGTATGCGTTCGACAACTGGCTTTCGCGCCTGGGCCTGCAGGGTAAGGCGATTATGCCGCTGTTCTCTGGAATTGGATGCACGGCGGGTGCAGTTTGCGGTACGCGCGTGCTTGATACTCGCGGACAACGCCTGCTTGCGCTCGTTTTGTTGTGGGCGATTCCGTGCGGGAGCAAGGTGGCAGTGGTGCTGTTCCTGGCGTCGACTTTCTTCGGGTCGGCCGCACCGCTGTTCGGCATCGGCTACGTGGCACTGATTTTCGCCAGTTTCTACCTGTCTTCGCGCCTGTTCGGTAAAAAGCTTGTCCCGCAGAATGAACGCGTGGGCATGATTATGGAACTGCCGCCGTATCACAAGCCGCATTGGAAGATGATCGCTGCGATGGTGGGGCGCAGCACCTGGGGAATTTTCAAGAAGGCGTTGAAGATGATCCTGATGGTGGCGGCTCTTTTCTGGGCGCTCTCTTACGCAGGCGACGGGAATGTGGAAAATACGCTCCTGTACAAGATAGGCAATGCGATTGAGCCGGTAACGATGTTCTTCGGAATGCGCTGGGAATTGTTCGTCTCTTACTTGGGCGGTATGTTCAGTAAGGAAGCTTCGCTCGGTATCATGAGCACGCTCTTCAACCTCACTGGAGAGGCGTTCTCGCTGGTGACCCGCGTGGCTGCAAGCGAAAACTTGGGCGAGGCACTTGCAAGTACCATCACCAAGCCCGAAGCGCTCGCGTTCCTGTTTGCGTCGATGTTCAATGTTCCCTGCGTGCTGGCGATGGGCACGACCTACCGCGAGGCAGGCTCGTTCAAGTGGCTAGCAACCATCATGGGTTACTATCTCGCCCTTTCGCTTGGGCTTGCCTTTGTCGGCTACCACATCGGATTGCTGATTTTCTAAGTGAAATTTTATAGCGCGCTGTCGAGCACCATCATGAGCGTGAAACCCACGGCAAAAAGGATGGTGCCCGCGTCAAAATGCTCTCCTTCGCTGACTTCGGGGAGCATTTCTTCGATGACAACATAAATCATGGCGCCCGCCGCAAGCGAGAGCAAGTAGGGCATGAACGGCGAGAGCGCCTCAGCCGCAAGCAGCGTGATTAAGGCCCCTACGGGTTCTACCGCTCCGGAAAGCGCGCCAAGTGCGAAAGCCTTTTTGCGGGAAGCCCCTTCGGCACGGAGCGGGAGCGAAACCACCGCCCCTTCAGGGAAATTCTGGATGGCGATGCCTATGGCAAGCGCAAACGCACCCGAAAGCGTGATGGCGACATTCCCAGAAAGCCAGCCTGCGAAAACGATGCCGACGGCCATTCCCTCGGGCAAGTTGTGCAAAGTTACCGCCAGCGTAAGCATGGTCGTGCGCTTGAGTTTTGCCTTGGGGCCTTCGGGCGTGGCGCTGCCCAAATGCAAGTGAGGTGTTATTTTATCCAAAACAAACAGGAACAAAATGCCTGCCCAGAATCCGACCGTCGCCGGGATGAACGCCAGTTTTCCCATGGATTCGCTGGCGCTGATGGCGGGCAAAAGTAGGCTCCAGACGGAGGCCGCCACCATGACGCCCGCCGCAAAAGAGAGAAGACCCCGCTTGAGATTTTGCCCCATCTGCTTTTTCATAAAGAATACGCAGGCGGCTCCGAAAACCGTCCCTAAGAACGGGATGGCAAGACCTTGGGCAATTTGTAATATGGGCTCGTTCATGCTGAAATGATATTATGTTTTATCTTCCGTAGTATACCGAGATTTCATTAATGCACTTGTCAAATTCATCGAGTCCCTTCGTGTACACGATTGTTCCCTTGATGGCAAGCTCTTCATTGAAGACCCTGTCGGCATCGTAGTCTTGTAAACCTTCTGTAGTCTGGTCCTTGCAGTTTTTCTTCGTCACGTTTACTTGACGTTCTTCGTACGTACATTCCTTGTCACCCGATTTTACGCTGATAGCGACCTTGTAGTCCAAAGAATCCCGTTCTACATCCTTTACCTTGACCTCATATGTCTTTCCGCCCAACTTGAATTTTTTCGCTGTTTTTGTTTGCTCTAAAACATCGATGTTGTGTTCTTTTTCTATAACCTTTATGTAGGATGTCTGTTCGGGAGAAAACAAAGTGCCGAACATGCCGATAGATGGCCATGTGTAATCGTTTTCAAGAGCCGCATAAAGGTTGGGAAGGTATACAGAATTCATGTAGTCGTCATATTTAAAATATGCGGGCTTATATACAATTTCTTCCTGAAATTTATTTTCGGAAATAGTCAAAATGAATTCGTCATATTGTTCTCTAAAGTCGCGCTCCTCTTGAGGCTGACAAATTGTTTTGTCTTGATATTTAGAGCAATTAATATTCTTCCATGTACCATAAATTTTATCGGTAGAAGCGCCAAGGTAGTAGTGCGGATCATCCGTATTGCCATAGAAGAAAACGACAAGTGTGTCGCCGTGAATCTCGAAGGTCGTTACATCTGAGTCTTGATTCGCTTCATAAGAAACTTCGCCCCAGTTAAAGGATCCTTGGTGTAAAATGCAATATTCCTCGGAGTGAGCGTCCTGGTTTACAGTGATGCGGTGGTTCTCTTTGTCTATAGACACCTGCTGGTATTCTGTTTTTTCAGAATTTTCCGGTGAACTTGTGCCGTTGTCGTCAGTGCAGGCGAAAAAGAATAAAGTTGATGCTAACAGATAAATGTAGCGATTCATATTTGTCCTCCTTATATCCAAAAAATATGCTTTTTTAACTTGTTTGTCAAACAGATCGTTTGCATTTATGAAGAATAAAAGGGAACTATTGTTCTATCGTCCTTTTCCGTATGGTTTTGTGAGGTAAACAAGGGCGGTGGTGAGCGTGTAGTCGGCGATGAGTGCGGCACCGAGGCCCACGATAGAAAGCAGGCCCACGTTGTGGAGCGCGCCCATGGGGCTGAAGATGAACACGAAGAACATTGCGCAAAGAATGAAGGTGGTCATGCCCATGGTCTTTCCGATTTCGCGGTAAGAGAGCAGTAGCGCGTGCCTGTAGCTGCCCGTGCGTTCAAAGCCGTATTTGATGTGGTTGTTCATGTGGATGGTGTCGTCGACGGCAATGCCCAGAATCATTGGCATCACGATCATCGTTATCATGTCGAGCGGCATGCCCGAATAGCCCATGACGCCGCCAATCAGGAGGACGGGCGCGACGTTTGGAATCATCCCGATAAGGCCCGCCTTGATGCTCCCGAATGCAAGAATCATCATGATGGCGATAATCACGAACGACCCGCCGAAGGAGCGCAATAGCCCGCCGACCAGCTTGCCGTTCATTTCGGCGTAGTTCACGACTTCGCCCACGACGGAAACTTTCGCGTCGGGGAAAATCTGTGCGCCGTAGCTTTTGGCGGAATCCAGGTCTTCTACGATTTTATTTGCGTCATAGCCTGCAAGCTCTATGTGGATGTAAGTCATCTTGTAATTTTCGTCCATGCGTTCAAAGAGAGCGTCCGGGTCCGAAATTTCGTACAGGAACAGCAATTGCGTGAGCATGTCCTGCGCATCGGGAATCTTGTAATATTCGATGCTGTCGGCATTCAAAGTGCGGTTCATCTCTTTCACGAGGCGTGTCACCGATTGTACGCGTGGCTTGTCGCCCGAAATTTTCGTGAGCTGGAGCGTACCGAGCTTTTGTTCGAGTTCTTCGATGCGCTTCATGTTGGCGGGATCCTTGAGCGCATCGTCGTTCTCGAATTCCACCATCACGTTAAAGTCGTAAAGACTTCCGAGCTTTCCGCTGAGCATGTCCTTGAGCCGCGTCACGAAGGGGATCTTTTCGCCCATGGTCTCGGTGTAGTCCATGTTCACGTCAATGTGCATCATGCCCGGAACTTGTAATAGCATAATTGCAGCCGAAATCGTTGCGACAATCCAGCTGTGTCTGCAAACCTTGCGCCCGAAAAATTCAAAGAGGATGTCTGCCTTGGTGGCTCCTGCCGATTTTACTTGCGTCGGGTTCGGTTTCGCGTTTTTGCCGAAACTCATGAGAATCGGAATTAGGATGATGACATACAGATAAACCATCGTGACGATGCCCGCCGAAATCCCGCCAATCCAACGGATGGGGCGGATGCCTGCGAACAGGAACGAAATCAGCGATGCAACCGTAGTAATGACCGTAAAGAGGATGGGCCAGCCCGTTTCTTCGACGGCGCAAATCACGGATTCGCGGCGGTTGCCCGTGCGCCTAAAATGCATGCGGAATGAATTGATGTAGTGGATGGAGTAGCCCACCGAAAGTGCCATGCCCAAAAGCACCGGGAGCGCGACCATGCTTTCGTCGCCAACAACACCGAGCCAGGCGTTGATGCCGAGTACCGAGGCGATGCCGCCGACCGTTGCAATCGCGGGCACCACCACGCCGCGCAACGATCTTACAAACAAGATAAGGCATACGAGCATCACCAGGAATCCGAAACCGATACGCATGGCGCATTCACGCGAGATGACCTCGTTTTCTTCCATCTCGGTGTAGCTCATGCCTGTCGGGAGTATCTCGAACTTGTCGCTCTTGAATTCGTCGGAATAAATGACTTCGCGGGCGAAAGGCGCGATACTGTCCTTGCCGAAATCGACGCCGCCTTCGTAAGATTTCAGTGAGAGGATAATCCATGTTTCTTTCGCGTCGTCCGAGACGATGTTGTTCACGAGCGATTCACGGGAAAGAATCAGTTGCTTTTTCGCTTCCAGTTCCTGCGGGTCCTCGGGAATGCCGCTCTCGAACGGGTCTTTGACTTCGAAACCCTCGTCGTTTGCGACCGGAATCGACAAATTGTGCGTCAGAGAAACCACGCGGTCGGCATAGGGCACCTCGTT
It encodes the following:
- the feoB gene encoding ferrous iron transport protein B, producing MSEIKTIALLGQPNSGKSTLFNNLTGLHQRVGNWPGKTVEQAEGSFVFDGVTYKVVDLPGSYGLSANSEEEVVTRDYIQSGKADLVCILVDASQLERSLYMLADFVGIRMPVMLVLNMMDVAEAAGKKIDVAAIEKRLGVPVLGFSAAETERYPEFFKKMVSAIKTPVCLDSGSLREELVGGGELAEKTDSLISRIEAALGDFEYGVCEKIWIVEKLLEKDKLICGVVNEMLPFARKNAIDAILDSEEGRDGGILTGEAKYRWVSKIVRESATPKSIEKVFSKWDRIATHHIKGKFFAFGIMVVSLIACMILAFPGMGIGFGMQPVLQSLVERVGNALGVWPVVISFINLVLVGGTCITICMTSFIFAIIFVFRILEEIGYMARFSYAFDNWLSRLGLQGKAIMPLFSGIGCTAGAVCGTRVLDTRGQRLLALVLLWAIPCGSKVAVVLFLASTFFGSAAPLFGIGYVALIFASFYLSSRLFGKKLVPQNERVGMIMELPPYHKPHWKMIAAMVGRSTWGIFKKALKMILMVAALFWALSYAGDGNVENTLLYKIGNAIEPVTMFFGMRWELFVSYLGGMFSKEASLGIMSTLFNLTGEAFSLVTRVAASENLGEALASTITKPEALAFLFASMFNVPCVLAMGTTYREAGSFKWLATIMGYYLALSLGLAFVGYHIGLLIF
- a CDS encoding ZIP family metal transporter — encoded protein: MNEPILQIAQGLAIPFLGTVFGAACVFFMKKQMGQNLKRGLLSFAAGVMVAASVWSLLLPAISASESMGKLAFIPATVGFWAGILFLFVLDKITPHLHLGSATPEGPKAKLKRTTMLTLAVTLHNLPEGMAVGIVFAGWLSGNVAITLSGAFALAIGIAIQNFPEGAVVSLPLRAEGASRKKAFALGALSGAVEPVGALITLLAAEALSPFMPYLLSLAAGAMIYVVIEEMLPEVSEGEHFDAGTILFAVGFTLMMVLDSAL
- a CDS encoding MMPL family transporter yields the protein MQVSRVNKVFARVGRFQVKFRWLILLATVIVTVLACLGLPRLQMTSSEEEWFDDWDKVKIDQAHFKEKFGSDDTYMVMVRADDVFAPEVLQAIDRLSRRLENEVPYADRVVSLTHNLSIPVANDEGFEVKDPFESGIPEDPQELEAKKQLILSRESLVNNIVSDDAKETWIILSLKSYEGGVDFGKDSIAPFAREVIYSDEFKSDKFEILPTGMSYTEMEENEVISRECAMRIGFGFLVMLVCLILFVRSLRGVVVPAIATVGGIASVLGINAWLGVVGDESMVALPVLLGMALSVGYSIHYINSFRMHFRRTGNRRESVICAVEETGWPILFTVITTVASLISFLFAGIRPIRWIGGISAGIVTMVYLYVIILIPILMSFGKNAKPNPTQVKSAGATKADILFEFFGRKVCRHSWIVATISAAIMLLQVPGMMHIDVNMDYTETMGEKIPFVTRLKDMLSGKLGSLYDFNVMVEFENDDALKDPANMKRIEELEQKLGTLQLTKISGDKPRVQSVTRLVKEMNRTLNADSIEYYKIPDAQDMLTQLLFLYEISDPDALFERMDENYKMTYIHIELAGYDANKIVEDLDSAKSYGAQIFPDAKVSVVGEVVNYAEMNGKLVGGLLRSFGGSFVIIAIMMILAFGSIKAGLIGMIPNVAPVLLIGGVMGYSGMPLDMITMIVMPMILGIAVDDTIHMNNHIKYGFERTGSYRHALLLSYREIGKTMGMTTFILCAMFFVFIFSPMGALHNVGLLSIVGLGAALIADYTLTTALVYLTKPYGKGR